The Candidatus Sulfotelmatobacter sp. genome has a window encoding:
- the rlmB gene encoding 23S rRNA (guanosine(2251)-2'-O)-methyltransferase RlmB → MHYIYGINSVTEALKARGRAFEWVGMAKERHDIRLQRLIEDCRRLSVPVRFLQRTELDQMAGNAAHQGVVAVTSAKQYNDLEDVIAAKRAEYSLVVVLDGVEDPHNLGAILRTADAAGANGIVIPERRAASVTGTVTKVSAGASEHMPIAKVTNIARSIEELKEHNVWTVGLDERSKQTYDALDYNMDCALVLGGEGKGLHDLVKRKCDFLVSIPMLGKVPSLNVSVAAGVVLYEIVRQRRAKQASNPE, encoded by the coding sequence ATGCACTACATTTATGGCATCAACTCTGTGACCGAGGCCCTGAAGGCGCGCGGACGGGCGTTTGAGTGGGTTGGGATGGCCAAGGAGCGGCACGACATCCGCTTGCAACGTCTGATTGAAGATTGCCGGCGGTTGAGCGTGCCGGTGCGTTTTCTTCAGCGTACGGAACTTGACCAGATGGCCGGCAACGCGGCGCATCAGGGCGTGGTCGCCGTCACATCCGCCAAACAATATAACGATCTTGAAGACGTCATTGCCGCCAAGCGCGCGGAATATTCGCTGGTGGTGGTGCTCGATGGCGTGGAGGATCCGCACAATCTCGGTGCGATCCTGCGCACGGCGGACGCCGCCGGCGCCAACGGCATTGTGATTCCCGAACGTCGGGCCGCGAGCGTGACCGGGACAGTCACTAAGGTTTCGGCGGGAGCGAGCGAGCACATGCCGATCGCGAAAGTCACGAACATCGCGCGCTCGATCGAAGAACTGAAAGAGCACAATGTGTGGACGGTCGGGCTGGACGAACGTTCCAAACAAACCTACGACGCGCTCGACTACAACATGGACTGCGCGCTGGTGCTGGGCGGCGAGGGCAAGGGGCTGCACGATCTGGTGAAGCGCAAGTGCGATTTCCTGGTTTCGATTCCCATGCTGGGTAAAGTGCCGTCCCTGAATGTTTCGGTCGCTGCCGGCGTTGTGCTGTATGAGATCGTGCGGCAGCGGCGGGCGAAGCAAGCATCTAATCCCGAATGA